One genomic segment of Hevea brasiliensis isolate MT/VB/25A 57/8 chromosome 3, ASM3005281v1, whole genome shotgun sequence includes these proteins:
- the LOC110633994 gene encoding ribosomal protein S10, mitochondrial produces MWAIRPASNPLNFRGLSQVCCSEFSMVKRNIFSQAGGKSSESEDAYFNTPGASKIGLPQSRVLYTVLRSPHIDKKSREQFFMEIKKKFVVMKAETHELRNKLFWLKRQRLFGAQCEIILSCKTTLDKEKLQKLLCK; encoded by the exons ATGTGGGCTATTCGTCCAGCTTCCAATCCTCTCAA CTTCCGGGGATTGAGTCAAGTTTGTTGTTCAGAGTTCTCTATGGTGAAGCGAAATATTTTTTCACAAGCTGGTGGAAAAAGCAGTGAATCAGAAGATGCCTATTTTAATACTCCAGGTGCGTCGAAGATTGGATTGCCTCAATCACGAGTCTTGTATACTGTGTTACGATCACCTCATATTGATAAAAAGTCCAGAGAACAATTTTTCATGGAAATTAAGAAGAAATTTGTAGTCATGAAAGCAGAAACGCATGAATTGCGCAATAAGTTGTTTTGGTTAAAACGCCAGCGATTGTTTGGAGCTCAATGTGAAATCATATTGTCTTGCAAGACAACTTTGGATAAGGAAAAACTCCAAAAATTACTTTGTAAGTAA